GCGGTCGGTGGCGTCGAACCACAGTCGGAGACAGTCTGGAGGCAGGCAGACAAATACAAAATTCCCAGAATTGCTTTCGTTAACAAGATGGACCGTGTGGGGGCAGATTTCTGGAAGGTTGTCGAAGACATAGAAGAAAAGCTGCATGCACTCCCCGTACCGTTGCAAATTCCATACGGCAAGGAGGATTCCTTCAAAGGCATCATAGACCTTATCGATCTGAAATTAATCGTCTGGGATGAAGATACCCTGGGGGCCAAATTCAGGGTCGAGGAGGTTCCCGAAGCTTTCCGGGATGCGGCAAATGCTTCCCGGGAAAAAATGATCGAGCTCATCTCAGATGTCGATGAATCCATAATGGCAAAATACGTAGACGGGGAAGCTGTCTCACCGGAAGAGATCCGGGAAGTCGTCCGGAAGGGAACGGTTGAATTCAAGATCGTTCCCATCCTGTGCGGGTCAGCATTCAAGAACAAAGGGGTCCAAACGCTTCTCGATGCCGTTGTCGATTACCTTCCCTCTCCGGAAGATATTCCTCCGATAAAAGGGATAAACCCCCAGACGGCGGAGGTGGTGGAGCGACATTCCTCCGACGAGGAGCCCTTTTCCGCCCTCGCTTTCAAGATCCTCAATGACCCTTTTGTCGGTAATTTGACCTACATAAGGGTATATTCAGGACACATCGAAACGGGAAGTTACGTATACAATGCCTCCCGGGAAAAAAGAGAGAGAATCGGTCGGCTGCTCAAGATGCATGCGAACAAGAGGGAGGACATAAAGGCCATTTATGCAGGCGACATAGCCGCCTGCGTCGGGCTCAAGTCAACGGCTACGGGAGACACCCTCTGCAAACAGGAGTCCCCCGTGGTCCTCGAGACGATAACGCCCCCGGACCCTGTCATATCCGTTTCAATTGAACCCCGGACCAAAGCAGATCAGGAAAAACTCGGACAGTCCCTCTCCCGCCTTGCCATGGAGGACCCGTCGTTCCGCATTACCGCTGATGATGAGACCGGGCAGACCCTTATCTCGGGCATGGGCGAATTGCATCTTGAAATCATCTGCGATCGCCTGATCAGGGAGTTCAAAGTTCAGGCAAACGTGGGCAGGCCCCAGGTGGCA
The window above is part of the Deltaproteobacteria bacterium genome. Proteins encoded here:
- the fusA gene encoding elongation factor G yields the protein MARAVPLKKQRNIGIMAHIDAGKTTTTERILYYTGVSHRMGEVHEGTATMDWMEQEQERGITITSASTTCFWRDFRINIIDTPGHVDFTIEVERALRVLDGVVAVFCAVGGVEPQSETVWRQADKYKIPRIAFVNKMDRVGADFWKVVEDIEEKLHALPVPLQIPYGKEDSFKGIIDLIDLKLIVWDEDTLGAKFRVEEVPEAFRDAANASREKMIELISDVDESIMAKYVDGEAVSPEEIREVVRKGTVEFKIVPILCGSAFKNKGVQTLLDAVVDYLPSPEDIPPIKGINPQTAEVVERHSSDEEPFSALAFKILNDPFVGNLTYIRVYSGHIETGSYVYNASREKRERIGRLLKMHANKREDIKAIYAGDIAACVGLKSTATGDTLCKQESPVVLETITPPDPVISVSIEPRTKADQEKLGQSLSRLAMEDPSFRITADDETGQTLISGMGELHLEIICDRLIREFKVQANVGRPQVAYRETVRVKSRAEGKFVKQTGGRGQYGHVWLDMEPGEKGSGVVFENKIVGGSIPREYIPSVEKGVREAAETGIIAGYPVVGVKVTLFDGSFHEVDSSEMAFKIAASMGFKLACKGADPIILEPIMKVEIVTPDDFMGDVIGDISSRRGKVQNVEARNKTQVVNALVPLAEMFGYATDLRSLTQGRATYSMHFSQYEALPISVSDELLKVKGL